In gamma proteobacterium HIMB55, the genomic stretch TGTGATCGCCCGAGCCAATTACGCGACAGCGCTTGCTCGCCATCAGCGTTTCGACGATGCGCTTGAACAGACCGGTATTTTAAAAGCCAAGGATCCGAACGCGGTTTCTCACATGGTTCAGCATGCGGCTATCTTGTCGATGGCTGGCCTGTACGACCTTGCTCACCCAGAGTTTGCGCAGATCGTTCGTCGTGTACCCGATAATGCCCGCATATTGATCAGTTACGGCCACTCGTTGCGCTACGGTGGTAAGGGCGAGGAAGCGACAAAAATATACCAACGTGCCATCAAGGCAGATCCCGGCGCTGGTGAAGCCTACTGGGCGTTGGCTAATTTGAAGACATTTAAGTTTGACGATGCCCTCATTGCAACCATGCAGGAGCGGCATCAATCCCTCGATCGGATGGGGCCTGATCGGTTCCATCTCGCCTTCGCTATTGGTAAGGCACTCGAAGATCGGGGTGCACATGACGAGTCGTTTGCGGCCTACGCGGATGGCAATTCGATAAAACGGCAATTCAGTTCTTACACTGTTGAGCGAACGACCCGGCAGGCAGATGAGATGATTGAGTATTGTCCGTCTGAGGTCTTCACGCGTGAGGGGCATCCGTCGGCTGAGCCGATTTTTATTCTGGGCTTGCCCAGAGCCGGGTCGACACTGCTTGAGCAGATTCTTGCGAGCCACTCATTGGTCGAGGGTACGGCTGAGTTGCCTTATATCAGTCAGATTGCGAGTGAAATTGGGGGCACGCGCAAGAAAGATGAGCAAGCCCAGTATCCGTCAAACCTGATCAATTTGACGGCTGAAGAAAGAGTGGCGTTCGGGCAAAGATACCTCGACAGCGCGGCGAAATACCGAACTGATAAGGCGCACTTTATCGACAAGATGCCCAATAACTGGATGCACATTGGTTTGATCAAGGCCATTTTGCCGAATGCGACCATTATTGACGCTCGTCGGCACCCAATGGCGGCGTGCTTTGCCAATTTCAAACAGTTGTTTGCGCGAGGTCAGGAATTTACCTACGGACTAGAAGAGATCGGCCATTACTACGCGGATTACATGCGACTCATGGCGCACTGGCATGCGGTGCTTCCAGATGATGTGATGACGGTACAGTACGAGTCGGTAGTCGAAGATCTAGACACTCAGGTTCGAGCCTTGCTAGAGCACTGCAAGTTGCCGTTCGAGGAGCAGTGTCTTCGTTATTATGAGAAAGACCGGGCGGTTCGTACCGCCAGTTCGGAACAGGTACGACAGCCCATTTACCGAGACGCTTTGTCACTTTGGCAGCGCTATGAATCGCATTTAGACCCGCTCAAAGCGGTGCTGGATGAAAGAGGGGTTGCCTACTAGCCCATGGCTCCAGCCGCCCCTGACGTAGGGGCATGAAACCTTACGGGAAAATAGGCTACCCTGTTACCACACCAAAACAATAACTCTGGGATTCTTTATGACGCAGGCTGTAGATCGCGTTAACTTCGTTTTAACCCTTTCGGTCATGTTGGCCATGGCCATACCGCTGCTTCTCTTCCCAGAAGCCAGTGCGCTCGCACTCCAAACGGCCTACAACTTCCTCGCTACCGAGCTGGGTTGGCTGTACATTCTCACGGCGATATCGGCGTTTGGTGCCGTTGTTTTTCTTGCCTTTGGACCTTACGGTCGCGTGCGGCTAGGGGACGATAAACCTGAATTCAGTACAACTAGCTGGATCGCGATGCTGTTTGCCGCCGGTATTGGTGCCGGCATGATGTATTGGGCATCCATTGAATGGGCGTTCTACGTCGATACCCCCCCCTTTGGGGCTGCGCCGCGGTCGCCCGAAGCCTACGTTTGGGCGTCGTCCTTTGGTCTGCATCACTGGGGACTGGTTGCCTGGTCGTTTTATTGCCTGCCGACGCTCGCCATTGCCTACCCCTTTTACGCGCGCGGTGTGTCTAAGCTCAAGTACAGCATCTCAGCACCGCATTTTATTAAGGGCGGTGAGGGATCGATTGGCGCAAGGTTAATGGATAGCTTCTTCATGATCGCTTTGGTCGGTGGGATTGGGAGCTCGCTTGGATTCTCGACACCCATGATTGCCGCGTTGATCTCAAGGCTGACGGGCATTCCCGTCAGTTTTGGTATGGAGTTAGTGGTGGTTGCGGTGTGTGTTGCAATGTTTGGCACCAGCGTTTGGCTTGGACTTAAGCGCGGTATTAAGCGCCTCAGTGATTTTAATATGGTCCTGGCCTTTGTCATTTTGGTCTGCATTCTCCTCGCCAGCGATACCGTCTTCCTATTGCGAATGGCGATCAACTCGATCGGTCACACGCTGCAAAACACCGTAGCGATGATGTTTTGGACTGACCCCATAAACAACACGGGATTCATCGAAGATTGGACGATCTTTTATTGGGCGTGGTGGCTTGCCTACGGTCCCTTCATTGGTATTTTCGTAACCCGTATATCGAAAGGCCGATCGATACGCGAGGTGGTACTCGGCATGTTGGGAATGGGTTCTATGGGCGTGTGGCTGTTCTACCTCATTATCGGTAACCACAGTCTCGGACTGCAGGTGAGTGGTGAGGTGGATGTTCTGGGTATCATGGCTGCGTCCGATGGTAATCAAGCCATTATCGCGGGTCTTGATGTTTTGCCGGGTGCATCGCTGTTCATCATCGCCTTTATTTTCCTAACCAGTATTTTCACGGCAACGACTTACGATAGTGCGTCCTACGTTCTGTCAGCAAGCGCGACTAAATCGCTCAAGCCCTCTGAAGATCCGGCGCGGTGGCATCGTGTTTTCTGGGCGGTTGCGATTGCGATTTTGCCCATTGGATTGATGTATGCCGGTGGTCTCAAAACGGCTCAAACGGTCGTCCTCGTGGTATCGCTGCCACTGGTCTTTACCTTCTGGCTATCCGGTATCTCCCTCCTTAAATCACTTAAGGAAGATCATGGTGATACAACGGACAACTCAGCCTCTTAACGTTGCGGACTCCCAACTCACCGCAGAGCATTTTATGGTTCAGGTGGTAGCGTGAGCGATCAGCCAGTTGCCATCGTTATGGGCGGTGCATCTGGCATTGGACTGGCCCTGTTGCTGACGATCGTGCTAGCCGGTTGTGACCCCGCGAATAAGTCGCCTGTTGTTGAAACGGCAAATGCTCAGTACTCGGGGCTCGAATTGACTGGAGGCGTTCAGGCGTTTTTAGGTATCCCCTTTGCGAAGCCCCCGATTGGCGATCTGCGTTGGGAGCGCCCTATGCCTCTCCATGGTCCGCAAGGGCAGGTCGATGCCACTAGCTTCAAGCCTGCGTGTATGCAGACGGGGAGTGGCCTTGCTTGGTATCACGGGATGATGTCGCGTGTGGGTGTTGATCCAAGCCTGATGAAGGGCCCGAGGTACTCGGAAGACTGTCTTTACCTCAATGTATGGACGAAGGGTGATGTCTCCTCACCCAAGCCCGTACTCGTATTCATCCACGGTGGCTCGAATAAAGGTGGTTGGAGCTACGAGCCGAACTACCGCGGTGAGGCGCTGGCAGCCCGCGGTATCATCGTGGTAACAGTTGCCTATCGTCTCGGCGTCTTTGGATGGCTGAGCCATCCCGATATGAATATCCAAAACGCGGGGTTACATGATCTCATCGCCGCACTCGATTGGGTGGGCGAAAATATTGCTGCCTTCGGCGGTGATCCCAGCCGTATCGTGGTATCGGGCGAGTCGGCGGGGGCGGATAACGCGCTGCATCTTGCGCTCTCGCCACCCATATCGGGTAAGTTGGCTGGGGTGATTCATCAAAGCGCCGGTTGGTCGGCCACGAGCACGCTCAGTCGAGACACAGGTTTTACGTTAGGGAGGGCCCTAGTTGCGCACCACCTTGGCCCCGACGGTCAATTTGAGGGGTTGAAAAACATAGCGGCTGAGGATTTGCTGGAATCTCAGACCGAGCTCTTCAGCGAGCACTACTTCAGTCCTATTCCTGACGCTGAGACCCTGCCAATTCCATTGGAAGATGTGGTGGAGGGGGGCACCTTTCCCAAGCTAGATCTCATCATTGGTTCAAATCGCAATGAGTCGCTGATGTATCTCCCTGAAAGCGCAAGGCTTGAGGATTATTTGGAAGGTTTTTTCCCAGTTGAGTCGTGGGAAGACATCAAGCAAATGCTTGGCGCTGATCTTTCTGAGTTAGCACAGATGGATCGATTACGCTCCGCCGTCCAGTACACCTGCCCAAGCCTGGCAGTAGCGTCCGCTGCACACGATGCAGGCGGGTCAGCCTATGTTTATCGTTTCGATCGCATGCGTGAGGGTTTCGACGCAATCGGTGCTTATCACGGTGCTGAGCTTCCCTACGTGTTTGATACCCATGACGCTTGGCTACCTACCAATGATGTAGATCTCGAAATCACAGAAGCGCTGGTGGATTATTGGATAGCCTTCATGACGAGCGGCCGTCCTGGTGAATTAGCGTCCTCGATAAAGCGCAATGGAACGCCAATTGCTGTAAAAGGTGAAGCAGACCGTGAAATAGGAGAGGGAGTAGAAGGCAGCGAAGCGAGTGTTGCAGAAAGTGAAGCACCGGTAAGCGTATTTTGGCCGGCCTGGAGTCCAAGCCAGCAGTCGCTCGTGGTCTCAAATGAGGTTACTGCGGCGACACACCCTGATGCTGAGCTCTGCGATTTTCTCAGTGCAACTCAAGCGGCAAGTGCGCGTCACTGAGTCGAGGTAATGAACGCCACCAGCGCGGTGACCTCTGCATCGCTGAGCTGATCAGCATAGGCCGGCATCGCGCCAACACCTTGAGCGAGTGCGGTTCTTATGCGTTGAGCATCGGGTCTCAGCTCATCAAGATTAGGACCAACCACACCCTTAGCACCCGCGGCTTTCAAGCTATGACAAGCGGCGCATGGTGGCTGAGCAGCGTTATTAAAAAGTTGGTAGCCCAAGCTTGGTTCTGAAGCACGATCTTTCTGCAAATTTGTCGAGTCCATATGACTTACTGCACTGGCGGAGGTGGTTGAGGTCCCCGCCACACTCCCAGCTGCCAACGCAAAGGCTTTTCCATCTGCCGATTTCTCGGGGGCCATAGAGCTGCTAGCTGTTTCGCTGACACTTATCGATAAACCATGGTCCCGCCAACCGTTGTGTCCATAACCCCGTTGATTAGGCGGGAAGTCAGCGGGCTGTATATCGCCGCGGGTATCGGTGGCACGACTTACCAGTTGGTGTTGCCCATCATTCAGTTCACTATCCAAAGAGAAAGTTCGCCAGCCGTTTACGCCTAAATCAGGCCCGTAGAGACTGGCCTCTTGCCAATGTTTTCCGCCGTCTGTTGAAACTTCCACTCGCTCAACGCCGCGCTCGCCTGAAAAAGCGACACCAAAGATCCGATGTTGTCCTGGAGCGATGGGCTGACCGTCTGCGGCGGGACTGTTTATCCATGACTTTACCGGCATGCGATACATCGAAGGGTGGCTCGCATTGCCACTCTCCCCAACGGGCCTCATTCGATAGCCCGATTGCTGGATTTTGTTCGGTGATTCATGGGTGGCTGCAGCGAGTGTTCTCAACCATTTCACATTGTTCACACCGAAATAACCCGGCACCAGAAGCCGAACGGGACCGCCGTGAACGAGCGGTAGTGGCTCACCGTTCATCTCCCAGACGAGCAAACAGTCTTCAAGGCCTTTTGCTAAGGGTACTGATCGCTCTACAGCAACAGTTTGCGGGTCTATTCCTGCGGGCAGAGGCTCACCGCCTGTCCCGGTCAGATAAGTCCTACCGTCGATCGGTCCACCAAACTGCGCGAAGACATCAGCAACGCTCACTCCAGTCCAGAGCGCACAACCGGCAGCACCCACAGCCCACGGCGAGCCCGACGGTTTGTGATCGAAGAAAGCGCGCCCGTTTCCAGAGCATTGCAAGACTGAGGCGACTGTTTTGGTGGGTAATAATTTTAGGTCGGCAAGTGTCAGCTCACCCCCGGACTGACAGCCTGTCACTCTGACAGCCCATGTATTGGGGTCGGCAACAATCTCGGAATCGGGCATCGGCAGGTTATTGCGCACGAAGAACTGGCTGATGGGTGTAATGGGTCCCTGCCCGTAGGCGTCTCGGGCAGTTTCAAGCGCTAGTGGCAAGTCATTGTGTTCAATAAAGTTCGCGCGACGCTTACCCGCTGGCAGTAGTGGCTGAATGGCACTCCAAGCGAGATTGGGTAGTGCAACCGCGGTCGCCGCCAGCAGCTTAAGCGCCGAGCGGCGAGAGGTGTTAGGGCCAATCAAATTCATGGTGATCGTTCTCTGACGACTTACTGTAAGACGGCCCACACGATGACGCCGAGCGTTAATAAAATCAATGCTCGATGGACGACGAGATTCTGATCGAGGGCACGACTAAGAGCGGCGCCTGCGAGACACCACAACGAGTGAAAGCATAGTTGAGCTGCCAGAAAACTGACCGGGACGACAAGCATACGTTCCAGATCGGTTTCAAAGCCGTCACCAAATTGCGACAGCGCGAGAGTCGCCATCATCCAGGTTTTTGGACTAAGTGGATGCACAATCGCTCCTGCCCAGAACGAAAAGCGAGTCTGTGATGATGAGGCGGATGGTGGTGTCCAGTTGCGAAGTGCTAGGTAGGCCATATAGGCCGCAGAGACAAAGACGAAGACATTCTTGATGTCTGGGTTTGCGTCGATAACTTGCATCAGTCCAAAAGCAAGAGCGAGATTCAATGCAAGCTTTCCTGCGAGGAGGCCTCCAATGAAGGTAAGGGTTCTCACGTACCCTTGCTGTGCTCCTGCTGTCATCAGGAGCATATTGGCGGGTCCGGGCGTTGCAACCATCGCGAAGATAAAGGCCCAGAGGGCGAGGTAGACGTCCATAAAATCTCTCATTGACGACAGCAAGCTTGGCGCCGCCTGCGGTGTGGAATTAACGCAACTTCAGAACTTCGCTGTAGCTGTGTATAGCTCCGATCAAAGAATATCAGCTGAGGGGTCGCACTCGGGATAATTCTGCATGTAATCTTGGAACAAATAATAAGACTCGGAAGATAAGAGCTTGCGGCAACGAGAGGTTAGTCTCTGTCAATTGTCTTGAGCAGCTCAGGGAGATTTCATGGATTTATCGTACGGTGCGGAGTACGACGCTTTTCGGGAGGAAGTGCGTTCGTTCATTCGGGAAAACAAAGATAAGCAGCCCGTAGCTGGAGATGGCATCAAAAGCCAAGCCATGCGCGATTGGCAGGCAGTCCTTATTAAAAATGGCTATCACAGCCGCACGATCCCAAGCGAATACGGTGGCTATGGCGCCGAGCCAGACATCATCAAATCCCGAATCATTGCTGAAGAGTTTGGTGCGGAGCGCATGCACCGTGGCTTCAATGGTCAGGGTGTGACGATGTTGACGCCTGTTCTACTCGAGATGGGCACGGAGGAGCAGAAGAAGGCTTTTGTCGAACCGACAATTCGTGCGGAGATGATCTGGTGCCAGGGTTATTCCGAGCCAGGTGCCGGAAGTGACCTAGCGAGTCTCACTACTAAAGCCGAGCTTGATGGTGATGAATGGGTCATCAACGGACAGAAAATCTGGACCAGTACAGCTCATCATGCCGACTGGATCTTTTGCCTGGTTCGCACCGAACCCGATGCGCCTAAGCATTTAGGCATTTCGTTCTTACTATTCCGCATGGACACACCGGGCATTGAAATCAGACCGCTCGTTGATATGACCGGTGACGCCAATTTCAACGAAGTTTTTTTTACAGACGTGCGGGTGCCGAAGCATCAAATCGTTGGGGAACGCGGTCAGGGCTGGCAAGTGGCAAACGCTATATTGGGGCACGAGCGCGGATCGCTGGCGACGCCAGATGCGGCAATGAATCGCTTGAACGGGGTAAAGCGCCTGATGCGGGAAGAGAGCATTAACGGGGAAGCGATTATTGATAACCCTGTCTTTCGCGATCGTCTCCTGAAACTTGAGGGACGCGTACTCGCCATGCAGTACAACGACATGCGCTTGCTCTCGGCCAAAATCAATCGCAACCAGGATGTTCGCCTTGCCAGCATGATCGTGAAGCTGATTGGCACCGAGCTGCGTCATGAGATCGAATGCCTGGGCATCGACGTCATGGGTGAGATCGGTCTTAGCTACGGCGACAATCCACACGTGCGTGGTCGCGGTTCATGGCAGTACCAATACATGTTCTATCTTGGGCTGATCATTGGCGGTGGCACCTCGCAAATTCAGAAAAATATTATTAGCGAGCGGGGATTGGGCATGCCGAAAGAGCCAAAGATTCCGGCCGCGGGCGCCAAGTAGGAGGAGGGGGTAACAAATGGAATTTGGATTATCACAAGATCAACTGCTCCTCGATGACAGCGTTAGAAAGTATTTATCCTCCGAGGTGTCCATCGACGTCGTGAGAAAGATTGCCTCGGGCGAACAATCTGATAGCGACATTTGGCGTGGTCTCGCGGAAATGGGTTTGGCTGGCATCATCATTCCAGAAGCCCATGGCGGTGCAGAGCTAGGTATGCTGGACGCGATGGCGATTGCAGAGGCGCTGGGTTACGCCGCTTGTCCCGGGCCGTTCTTAAGTACCGCTATCATGTCCGCACATCTGCTCAACCAGGCGGGTGCCACTGATCCGCTCGCGGGGATGGCAAGTGGCGACTACCGAGTGGGTATTGCCTTCAGTGACTTTGTTGGTAGCAGAAAAGGCGCGGTTACAGAGTCGGACGCCAAACTCAGTGGTCGGAGTTTGTATGCCCTCGACGCCACTGCAGATGCCTATTTAGTGGCTCTAGCGGACGGTCGGATCTACATGGTTGAGAGCGAGCATCTTGGCCGAAAGTTGCTCACTTCCATTGATAGCACTCGCAGCGTTTGTGAACTAAATTTCGATCAGACCCCGGCTTGTCTTGTTACAGACGATGCGCAGTTGGTGCGAGACACGCTTTATCGCGGGCGTGCTATTCAGGCAGCCGACACGTTGGGAGCTGCGCAGTACATGCTTGATCAAGCGGTGGCGTATTCACTGGATCGAAAGCAGTTCAATCGCGCGATTGGTTCATTTCAGGCGGTGAAGCATATGTGTGCAGAGATGGCCTCGCAGTTGGAGCCCTGTCGTGCCTTTTCCTGGTATGCGGGACATGCGTTTGACGAGTCAACGGAAGATGCGGCGGAGACCGCCTGTCATGCCAAGGCGCACCTTTCAGAGGTCGGTCAGTTTGTCGCGAAAACAAGCACTGAAGTTCACGGCGGCATGGGCTTTACTGACTTAGTGGGCCTGCACTATTGGTTTAAGCGGATTGGTTTCAATCGACAGCTTTTGGGTTCACCCGAGGCGGTTCGCCATGAGGTGGCAGTGCTTCAAGGGCTCTGCGAGGCTTAGGTTGGCCTCTGCTTCCAGTGTCCAACCTCGAGGCAATAAAACGCATATCCACGGGGTCATCAAAATGATCGGCGAAGTTACTCCAAAGAATAAGAATGAAGGGAGCAGAACGGTGAGACATAAAAATGCAAAAACCCCAGCGAAGTTACTCGGTGCGTCGATACTTTTTGCTCTGGTCTCTCAGCTAGCCGCCTGCGGGGGCACTCCCGATGATCCGTCTGTTGTAGAACTCGGCGTAAAGCAACTCACCGAGGGACAAGTAACGGGGATCCCATCGCCTTACGATGAGTCGATTACGGTTTACCGCGGACTCCCTTACGCAGCACCACCGGTTGGTGATTTGCGCTGGCGTGCACCTCAGGCGCCGGCTGATTGGCCGGGGGTCATATCGGCTGATACTTTCGCTGATAGCTGTTACCAGCCGCGTCATTCGTCGACCTTTGTATGGCGCCGCGAGGACTTCCCCGTCTCCGAGGACTGTCTCTACCTCAATGTTTGGACGTCCGCGACTGAGGATAAAAAGCCCGTTATGGTTTGGTTTCACGGCGGTTCGCACGTAAGTGGGCAGGGGCACTCGTTGATTTTTGACGGCACTACGCTCGCTCAGCATGACGTCGTGGTGGTCACCATTAATTATCGCTTGGGCCCACTGGGCTTCCTGGCGCATCCGTGGCTATCTGATGAAGCTTCCACGGCCACCGAAGAGAGCACGTCTGGAAACTACGGATTGATGGATAAAATTGCCGCGCTTCAGTGGGTGAATCGCAACATTGCATCACTCGGCGGTGACCCTAACAACGTGACTATCTTCGGGCAGTCTGCAGGTTCCCAGAGCGTGTGCTCGCTGATGACTGCACCTGCGGCTCAAGGACTCTTTCACAAAGCCATTGGTCAGTCGGCGGCCTGTGTAAACCAGCTAACCAAAGCCGATGCTAAGGGCTACGAGCGCGGTCAGGCGCTGGTTGAGGCTCTGGGTGCTACGTCCATCGATGGTCTAAGAGACGCAGATCCTGATGCGCTGCTTGAGGCCATGGCAGCCTCAGATTGGGAGTCTGGCAGTCGCATTGTGATAGACGGTGTTGTATTGCCCCGATGGCCCGATGAGGCCTACGCGGCAGGCGAGCAGAGCAAAATACCGCTGATGCTCGGTTTTCTTGCCAATGAAGGGTATGAGCTGTTCCCGGTTAACAACGCGCTTACTGAGGCTGAGTTGGAAGGGTTTCTGGCCTATGTGGGTGGTGATCGAGCCGATGAACTTGTTGGGGAGTATGACGCCGAGAACATGAGTCCGGGCGAGCTGCAGCATGCCATTTCTACGGATCTATTTATGGCCTTTGGTAAACGGCAGTGGGCGTCGTATCACGCGGACGCGGGCCAGGAGACCTTCCTCTATTTTATGGACCATGTACCACCGTCGTTTCACATCTACATGCCCGACCAACCGTTCTTAGAACTCGAGGGCGGACCGCGAAGCGGTGGCGCCTATCACTCAGGGGATTTGGCCTATGTGTTTGGCACCGTAGACAAGGTGGGATATGACTGGAATGAGGCTGACCGCAAGGTATCCGCCCAGATCGTGGATCACTGGACGCAATTTGCGAAGACAGGAAACCCCAATGTCGTAGGTTCATCGGATTGGCAGGCATTCAATACCGAAGACCTTCACACTCGCGTTATTAATACGACACCAACAACAGTGGGAGGTGTTCGAAACACCATCATGTCAATTTTTAGCGGTGCTGAGTGACTCTCGGGTTCGCTGAGTAGAGTTCTATTTTTGCACCTCGGCTTTGCGTTTCGGTTTCGCACTTCAGTTTTATGTTTCGGTTTTGCGTTCCGGTTTTGCGGTGCTCCAGTGTTACTGTCACGGCGATGACTCTGACTAATGAGGCTAAATTTATGAAAAAGCTACTTTTAACCGCATCGATGGCACTTGCTTTGATCGGTTGTGGGTCACCTGAAGAGTCAGAGGTAGGCTCAACGTCTGCCGCCAGCTCAGCTCCCGATGTCGTCAATATGACACTATCCGAGATTAGCTATCAGCTTGAGGAAGGTGCATTTTCATCGGTCGAGCTCGTGCAGGCTTACCTAGCACGTATTGAGGCAATCGATAAGACGGGACCCACCCTCAATGCTGTGATCTCGGTGAATCCGAGCGCTTTGGGGCTGGCTGAAAAGAGCGACTTACGTCGTAAATTGGGACAAGCACTCAGTCCGATCGACGGTGTACCCGTTCTTTTAAAGGACAATATTGAGTCTAAAGATGATCTTGCAACCACGGCTGGTTCGACTGCGCTGATTAATAACGTGACGGGTCGAGACAGTCCTCTTGTTGCGGCCCTGCGTGAATCCGGAGCCATTATTCTGGGCAAGACCAATTTGAGCCAATGGGCAAATTTCCGCTCTAATCACTCGGTTTCCGGTTGGTCGGCAGTGGGCGGCTTAGTGAAAAACCCGCACGTATTAGATCGCCAAGCCTGCGGTTCAAGTTCGGGCTCTGCGGCTGCTGCAGCCGCAAGCTTGGCAGCGGCAACTGTCGGGACAGAAACCAACGGCTCGATTATTTGTCCATCACAGGTAAATGGTGTTGTGGGGTTGAAACCAACGCACGGTCTCTTGCCGATCGATCACATTGTTCCAATTGCTGCCACGCAGGACACAGCGGGACCCATTACTAAATCCGTGAGTGGTGCTGCCTTGATGCTCGACGGTATGACGGGTTGGGAGAATCACTATTTTACGTCGCTCAATCCCTCCGTGGTTTCCGGGATACGCATCGGCGTATTGGAGTTTGCGCGCAATGACAACCCGAGGCTCAACGCTGAGCTCGACGCAGCGATTACGAGGATGTCCAAAATAGGCGCCGAGGTCATTCGTATCGACGAGCACGACACCCCTCCAGAGTTTTGGGGCGCAGCTCGCT encodes the following:
- a CDS encoding choline/carnitine/betaine transport (PFAM: BCCT family transporter~TIGRFAM: choline/carnitine/betaine transport) encodes the protein MTQAVDRVNFVLTLSVMLAMAIPLLLFPEASALALQTAYNFLATELGWLYILTAISAFGAVVFLAFGPYGRVRLGDDKPEFSTTSWIAMLFAAGIGAGMMYWASIEWAFYVDTPPFGAAPRSPEAYVWASSFGLHHWGLVAWSFYCLPTLAIAYPFYARGVSKLKYSISAPHFIKGGEGSIGARLMDSFFMIALVGGIGSSLGFSTPMIAALISRLTGIPVSFGMELVVVAVCVAMFGTSVWLGLKRGIKRLSDFNMVLAFVILVCILLASDTVFLLRMAINSIGHTLQNTVAMMFWTDPINNTGFIEDWTIFYWAWWLAYGPFIGIFVTRISKGRSIREVVLGMLGMGSMGVWLFYLIIGNHSLGLQVSGEVDVLGIMAASDGNQAIIAGLDVLPGASLFIIAFIFLTSIFTATTYDSASYVLSASATKSLKPSEDPARWHRVFWAVAIAILPIGLMYAGGLKTAQTVVLVVSLPLVFTFWLSGISLLKSLKEDHGDTTDNSAS
- a CDS encoding carboxylesterase type B (PFAM: Carboxylesterase) is translated as MSDQPVAIVMGGASGIGLALLLTIVLAGCDPANKSPVVETANAQYSGLELTGGVQAFLGIPFAKPPIGDLRWERPMPLHGPQGQVDATSFKPACMQTGSGLAWYHGMMSRVGVDPSLMKGPRYSEDCLYLNVWTKGDVSSPKPVLVFIHGGSNKGGWSYEPNYRGEALAARGIIVVTVAYRLGVFGWLSHPDMNIQNAGLHDLIAALDWVGENIAAFGGDPSRIVVSGESAGADNALHLALSPPISGKLAGVIHQSAGWSATSTLSRDTGFTLGRALVAHHLGPDGQFEGLKNIAAEDLLESQTELFSEHYFSPIPDAETLPIPLEDVVEGGTFPKLDLIIGSNRNESLMYLPESARLEDYLEGFFPVESWEDIKQMLGADLSELAQMDRLRSAVQYTCPSLAVASAAHDAGGSAYVYRFDRMREGFDAIGAYHGAELPYVFDTHDAWLPTNDVDLEITEALVDYWIAFMTSGRPGELASSIKRNGTPIAVKGEADREIGEGVEGSEASVAESEAPVSVFWPAWSPSQQSLVVSNEVTAATHPDAELCDFLSATQAASARH
- a CDS encoding sulfite oxidase-like oxidoreductase (PFAM: Cytochrome c; Mo-co oxidoreductase dimerisation domain; Oxidoreductase molybdopterin binding domain); amino-acid sequence: MNLIGPNTSRRSALKLLAATAVALPNLAWSAIQPLLPAGKRRANFIEHNDLPLALETARDAYGQGPITPISQFFVRNNLPMPDSEIVADPNTWAVRVTGCQSGGELTLADLKLLPTKTVASVLQCSGNGRAFFDHKPSGSPWAVGAAGCALWTGVSVADVFAQFGGPIDGRTYLTGTGGEPLPAGIDPQTVAVERSVPLAKGLEDCLLVWEMNGEPLPLVHGGPVRLLVPGYFGVNNVKWLRTLAAATHESPNKIQQSGYRMRPVGESGNASHPSMYRMPVKSWINSPAADGQPIAPGQHRIFGVAFSGERGVERVEVSTDGGKHWQEASLYGPDLGVNGWRTFSLDSELNDGQHQLVSRATDTRGDIQPADFPPNQRGYGHNGWRDHGLSISVSETASSSMAPEKSADGKAFALAAGSVAGTSTTSASAVSHMDSTNLQKDRASEPSLGYQLFNNAAQPPCAACHSLKAAGAKGVVGPNLDELRPDAQRIRTALAQGVGAMPAYADQLSDAEVTALVAFITSTQ
- a CDS encoding putative threonine efflux protein (PFAM: LysE type translocator) encodes the protein MDVYLALWAFIFAMVATPGPANMLLMTAGAQQGYVRTLTFIGGLLAGKLALNLALAFGLMQVIDANPDIKNVFVFVSAAYMAYLALRNWTPPSASSSQTRFSFWAGAIVHPLSPKTWMMATLALSQFGDGFETDLERMLVVPVSFLAAQLCFHSLWCLAGAALSRALDQNLVVHRALILLTLGVIVWAVLQ
- a CDS encoding acyl-CoA dehydrogenase (PFAM: Acyl-CoA dehydrogenase, C-terminal domain; Acyl-CoA dehydrogenase, middle domain; Acyl-CoA dehydrogenase, N-terminal domain), whose product is MDLSYGAEYDAFREEVRSFIRENKDKQPVAGDGIKSQAMRDWQAVLIKNGYHSRTIPSEYGGYGAEPDIIKSRIIAEEFGAERMHRGFNGQGVTMLTPVLLEMGTEEQKKAFVEPTIRAEMIWCQGYSEPGAGSDLASLTTKAELDGDEWVINGQKIWTSTAHHADWIFCLVRTEPDAPKHLGISFLLFRMDTPGIEIRPLVDMTGDANFNEVFFTDVRVPKHQIVGERGQGWQVANAILGHERGSLATPDAAMNRLNGVKRLMREESINGEAIIDNPVFRDRLLKLEGRVLAMQYNDMRLLSAKINRNQDVRLASMIVKLIGTELRHEIECLGIDVMGEIGLSYGDNPHVRGRGSWQYQYMFYLGLIIGGGTSQIQKNIISERGLGMPKEPKIPAAGAK
- a CDS encoding acyl-CoA dehydrogenase (PFAM: Acyl-CoA dehydrogenase, C-terminal domain; Acyl-CoA dehydrogenase, N-terminal domain): MEFGLSQDQLLLDDSVRKYLSSEVSIDVVRKIASGEQSDSDIWRGLAEMGLAGIIIPEAHGGAELGMLDAMAIAEALGYAACPGPFLSTAIMSAHLLNQAGATDPLAGMASGDYRVGIAFSDFVGSRKGAVTESDAKLSGRSLYALDATADAYLVALADGRIYMVESEHLGRKLLTSIDSTRSVCELNFDQTPACLVTDDAQLVRDTLYRGRAIQAADTLGAAQYMLDQAVAYSLDRKQFNRAIGSFQAVKHMCAEMASQLEPCRAFSWYAGHAFDESTEDAAETACHAKAHLSEVGQFVAKTSTEVHGGMGFTDLVGLHYWFKRIGFNRQLLGSPEAVRHEVAVLQGLCEA